A region of Capra hircus breed San Clemente chromosome 11, ASM170441v1, whole genome shotgun sequence DNA encodes the following proteins:
- the TMEM87B gene encoding transmembrane protein 87B isoform X2 — MAAACRDGVWLPARRRLPAGRPLLRFALCLLCCGPAAVGAVPEVGLWTATISDKSGPLIFRKTMFNSTEIKFSVKSFSCPRPVKFTIEWHLEHHTCHNEYSELEELSQKHELQVTEDFCGHYFKNSECWTTKNENVECSSDLQMFPPLNNKQLISNTGNVSNQEGSTDVVAKTQRDGFHIFIVSVKTEKTDASWNLNVSLSMLGPYGYISASDWPLMIFYMAMCIVYILYGVLWLVWSACYWKDILRIQFWIAAVIFLGMLEKAVFYAEYQNINSTGLSTQGLLIFAELISAIKRTLARLLVIIVSLGYGIVKPRLGTVMHRVIGLGVLYFIFAAIEGVMRVIGANDSDLVLLASLPLSLLDSGLCWWIFISLAQTMKTLRLRKNTVKFSLYRHFTNTLIFAILASVVFMVWTTKTFRFAKCQSDWMERWVDDAFWSFLFSLILIVIMFLWRPSANNQRYAFMPLIDDSDDEIEEFMVTSENLTEGIKLRASKTVSNGTAKPATSDNFGEDLKWVEENIPSSFTDVALPVLVDSDEEIMTRSEMAEKMFSSEKIM; from the exons ATGGCTGCCGCCTGCCGCGACGGGGTCTGGCTCCCGGCCCGCCGCCGCCTTCCTGCCGGGCGCCCGCTGCTGCGCTTCGCCCTGTGCCTCCTGTGCTGCGGCCCGGCGGCTGTGGGCGCCGTCCCCGAGGTCGGGCTCTGGACCGCGACGATCAGTGAC AAATCAGGACCTTTGATATTTAGGAAAACTATGTTTAACTCTACTGAGATCAAGTTTTCTG ttaagtcattcagttgtCCCAGGCCTGTGAAGTTTACCATAGAGTGGCATTTGGAGCATCATACCTGTCACAATGAATATTCTGAGTTGGAA GAACTGTCACAGAAACATGAACTTCAGGTCACTGAAGACTTTTGTGGCCATTATTTCAAGAACAGTGAATGTTggacaacaaaaaatgaaaatgtagagtGCAGCAGTGATTTACAGATGTTTCCCCCACTGAAT aATAAACAACTAATATCAAATACCGGAAATGTCTCAAACCAGGAAGGATCAACA gaTGTTGTAGCCAAAACACAAAGAGATGGGTTTCATATCTTCATTGTTTCtgttaaaacagaaaaaacagatGCAAGCTGGAATTTGAACG tttctctTTCTATGTTGGGACCTTATGGATATATCTCTGCGTCAGATTGGCCTCTAATGATT TTCTACATGGCGATGTGTATTGTCTATATCTTATATGGTGTGCTGTGGCTGGTGTGGTCCGCCTGTTACTGGAAAGATATATTAAGAATCCAGTTCTGGATTGCAGCTGTTATCTTCCTGGGAATGCTTGAAAAAGCAGTTTTTTATGCTGAATACCAAAACATCAACAGCACTGGGCTATCAA CCCAGGGGTTACTGATATTTGCGGAGTTGATATCTGCGATTAAGAGGACTCTGGCTCGCCTCCTGGTGATCATCGTGAGCCTGGGATACGGCATCGTAAA GCCTCGTCTAGGAACCGTCATGCACCGGGTCATCGGATTGGGGGTTCTTTATTTTATCTTTGCGGCTATTGAAGGCGTGATGAGAGTCATTGGG GCAAATGATTCTGACCTTGTGCTTCTGGCCAGcctccctctgtctcttcttgACTCTGGCTTGTGCTGGTGG atttttataagTTTGGCACAAACTATGAAGACTCTCAGGCTAAGAAAGAACAcagtaaaattttctttatacagGCACTTTACAAATACCCTGATCTTTGCCATACTGG CATCTGTAGTGTTTATGGTGTGGACAACTAAGACATTTAGGTTTGCAAAATGTCAATCA GATTGGATGGAGCGCTGGGTTGATGATGCATTTTGGAGCTTCCTTTTCTCACTTATTCTTATTGTAATAATGTTTTTGTGGAGACCATCAGCAAATAATCAGAG ATATGCCTTCATGCCTTTAATAGATGATTCTGATGATGAAATTGAAGAATTCATGGTAACATCTGAAAATTTAA CTGAAGGAATAAAATTAAGAGCCTCAAAAACAGTTTCCAATGGAACAGCTAAACCTGCTACTTCTGATAATTTT
- the TMEM87B gene encoding transmembrane protein 87B isoform X1, whose product MAAACRDGVWLPARRRLPAGRPLLRFALCLLCCGPAAVGAVPEVGLWTATISDKSGPLIFRKTMFNSTEIKFSVKSFSCPRPVKFTIEWHLEHHTCHNEYSELEELSQKHELQVTEDFCGHYFKNSECWTTKNENVECSSDLQMFPPLNNKQLISNTGNVSNQEGSTDVVAKTQRDGFHIFIVSVKTEKTDASWNLNVSLSMLGPYGYISASDWPLMIFYMAMCIVYILYGVLWLVWSACYWKDILRIQFWIAAVIFLGMLEKAVFYAEYQNINSTGLSTQGLLIFAELISAIKRTLARLLVIIVSLGYGIVKPRLGTVMHRVIGLGVLYFIFAAIEGVMRVIGGSNHLAVVLGDIILALIDSIFVWFIFISLAQTMKTLRLRKNTVKFSLYRHFTNTLIFAILASVVFMVWTTKTFRFAKCQSDWMERWVDDAFWSFLFSLILIVIMFLWRPSANNQRYAFMPLIDDSDDEIEEFMVTSENLTEGIKLRASKTVSNGTAKPATSDNFGEDLKWVEENIPSSFTDVALPVLVDSDEEIMTRSEMAEKMFSSEKIM is encoded by the exons ATGGCTGCCGCCTGCCGCGACGGGGTCTGGCTCCCGGCCCGCCGCCGCCTTCCTGCCGGGCGCCCGCTGCTGCGCTTCGCCCTGTGCCTCCTGTGCTGCGGCCCGGCGGCTGTGGGCGCCGTCCCCGAGGTCGGGCTCTGGACCGCGACGATCAGTGAC AAATCAGGACCTTTGATATTTAGGAAAACTATGTTTAACTCTACTGAGATCAAGTTTTCTG ttaagtcattcagttgtCCCAGGCCTGTGAAGTTTACCATAGAGTGGCATTTGGAGCATCATACCTGTCACAATGAATATTCTGAGTTGGAA GAACTGTCACAGAAACATGAACTTCAGGTCACTGAAGACTTTTGTGGCCATTATTTCAAGAACAGTGAATGTTggacaacaaaaaatgaaaatgtagagtGCAGCAGTGATTTACAGATGTTTCCCCCACTGAAT aATAAACAACTAATATCAAATACCGGAAATGTCTCAAACCAGGAAGGATCAACA gaTGTTGTAGCCAAAACACAAAGAGATGGGTTTCATATCTTCATTGTTTCtgttaaaacagaaaaaacagatGCAAGCTGGAATTTGAACG tttctctTTCTATGTTGGGACCTTATGGATATATCTCTGCGTCAGATTGGCCTCTAATGATT TTCTACATGGCGATGTGTATTGTCTATATCTTATATGGTGTGCTGTGGCTGGTGTGGTCCGCCTGTTACTGGAAAGATATATTAAGAATCCAGTTCTGGATTGCAGCTGTTATCTTCCTGGGAATGCTTGAAAAAGCAGTTTTTTATGCTGAATACCAAAACATCAACAGCACTGGGCTATCAA CCCAGGGGTTACTGATATTTGCGGAGTTGATATCTGCGATTAAGAGGACTCTGGCTCGCCTCCTGGTGATCATCGTGAGCCTGGGATACGGCATCGTAAA GCCTCGTCTAGGAACCGTCATGCACCGGGTCATCGGATTGGGGGTTCTTTATTTTATCTTTGCGGCTATTGAAGGCGTGATGAGAGTCATTGGG GGTTCTAACCATTTAGCTGTTGTCCTTGGTGACATTATTTTAGCACTTATTGACTCCATTTTTGTATGGTTC atttttataagTTTGGCACAAACTATGAAGACTCTCAGGCTAAGAAAGAACAcagtaaaattttctttatacagGCACTTTACAAATACCCTGATCTTTGCCATACTGG CATCTGTAGTGTTTATGGTGTGGACAACTAAGACATTTAGGTTTGCAAAATGTCAATCA GATTGGATGGAGCGCTGGGTTGATGATGCATTTTGGAGCTTCCTTTTCTCACTTATTCTTATTGTAATAATGTTTTTGTGGAGACCATCAGCAAATAATCAGAG ATATGCCTTCATGCCTTTAATAGATGATTCTGATGATGAAATTGAAGAATTCATGGTAACATCTGAAAATTTAA CTGAAGGAATAAAATTAAGAGCCTCAAAAACAGTTTCCAATGGAACAGCTAAACCTGCTACTTCTGATAATTTT